In a single window of the Lebetimonas sp. JH292 genome:
- a CDS encoding lysophospholipid acyltransferase family protein, whose protein sequence is MKILNSIISYLKLIKAGIYLLITGALCGIDSKNELKYRKKCSHILTNMIAKEVIIEGEIDKNANIFLGNHTHNLDIALFESVIDEKIIWIAKAELGKIPVIKYMLTKTDMILVDRSNKASTIKMIREIKNRIKRNLKIAAFPEGTRNKKNPKKLLPFKKGLKGVVEKLNLKVQPFVIINLSFAFKKNPFRVKKQTIKVIFLPSFYPKDNPNWYEDMREKMQEILNKKNNKMLNDK, encoded by the coding sequence ATGAAAATCTTAAATAGTATTATCTCTTATTTAAAATTAATAAAAGCCGGTATCTACCTGTTAATTACAGGGGCTTTATGCGGAATTGATTCTAAAAATGAGCTTAAATACCGTAAAAAATGTTCTCACATTCTTACAAATATGATTGCAAAAGAAGTAATTATAGAAGGCGAAATTGACAAAAATGCCAATATATTTTTGGGAAATCATACTCACAATTTAGATATAGCATTATTTGAATCAGTAATTGATGAAAAAATAATATGGATTGCAAAAGCGGAACTTGGCAAAATACCTGTTATTAAATATATGCTTACAAAAACAGATATGATTTTAGTGGACAGAAGCAATAAAGCTTCCACAATCAAAATGATTAGGGAAATAAAAAACAGAATTAAAAGAAATCTTAAAATAGCGGCTTTTCCGGAAGGGACAAGAAATAAAAAAAACCCTAAAAAATTATTGCCTTTTAAAAAAGGCCTCAAAGGAGTGGTTGAAAAACTAAATTTAAAAGTTCAGCCATTTGTAATAATAAATTTATCGTTTGCTTTTAAAAAAAATCCCTTTAGGGTGAAAAAACAGACAATAAAAGTTATCTTTTTACCATCTTTTTATCCAAAAGACAATCCAAACTGGTATGAAGATATGAGAGAAAAAATGCAGGAAATATTAAATAAAAAAAATAATAAAATGTTGAATGATAAATGA
- the crcB gene encoding fluoride efflux transporter CrcB — translation MKIDTMLAIGIGGFIGAILRAYTAGLVNSAFKHDIPFGTLSVNLIGSFLLGIFIALIQYGVIQNAHLKSLLTTGMMGAFTTFSTFAVESFFLIKNGLIFESLSYILLNVIGSIMLAAAGFKGIEAILR, via the coding sequence ATGAAAATTGACACAATGTTAGCTATTGGAATAGGAGGATTTATAGGTGCAATTTTAAGAGCCTATACCGCAGGACTTGTAAACAGCGCTTTTAAACATGATATCCCTTTCGGAACACTGAGCGTTAACTTAATAGGAAGTTTTTTACTCGGAATATTTATAGCATTAATTCAATACGGAGTCATACAAAACGCCCATTTGAAATCATTGCTTACCACAGGGATGATGGGAGCGTTTACAACCTTTTCAACATTTGCGGTTGAAAGTTTTTTTCTTATAAAAAACGGCCTTATTTTCGAATCACTTTCATATATTTTACTTAATGTTATCGGAAGTATAATGTTGGCAGCCGCAGGATTTAAAGGTATAGAAGCCATCCTTAGATGA
- a CDS encoding zinc-dependent peptidase: MKNFKYLLIFLWFFFFIYLFFQIIEYIKYKKWLKKIEKSPPPKKILDILKSIKYYELLPENLKKIINFKIQCFLKEKKFFGIYIDITDEIKTKIAFYACLPTVAYKYFCYPNLSYIFVYPNTIILHKKEIENIISNEEILIEGEATKDAVIIVWNKAKKEIQKCHRNVIIHEFAHEIDYNNGAMDGIPPLEESKIKEFAKTMFKEYEKFKENTIKGRFLGKYHILDKYATTNKAEFFAVMSEYFFVRPAILKKHFPDIYKELKNFYKIDTYKILGENIFC, from the coding sequence ATGAAAAATTTTAAATATCTTCTAATTTTTTTATGGTTTTTCTTTTTCATTTATCTTTTTTTTCAGATAATTGAATATATCAAATACAAAAAATGGTTAAAAAAAATTGAAAAAAGCCCTCCTCCCAAAAAAATTTTGGATATCTTAAAATCTATTAAATATTATGAATTACTTCCTGAAAATCTAAAAAAAATTATAAATTTTAAAATTCAATGCTTTTTAAAAGAAAAAAAATTTTTCGGTATTTATATAGATATAACTGATGAAATAAAAACAAAAATTGCTTTTTATGCATGCTTGCCCACTGTAGCTTATAAATATTTCTGTTATCCAAATTTAAGTTATATTTTTGTATATCCCAATACAATCATTTTACACAAAAAAGAAATTGAAAATATCATCTCCAATGAAGAAATATTAATAGAAGGAGAAGCGACAAAAGACGCCGTAATAATAGTATGGAACAAAGCAAAAAAAGAAATTCAGAAATGTCACAGAAACGTAATAATACACGAATTCGCACATGAAATAGATTATAACAACGGAGCTATGGACGGAATACCTCCTTTGGAAGAAAGTAAAATAAAAGAATTTGCAAAAACAATGTTTAAAGAATATGAAAAATTTAAAGAAAACACCATTAAAGGAAGATTTTTGGGAAAATATCATATTCTTGACAAATATGCCACAACAAACAAAGCAGAATTTTTTGCAGTTATGAGTGAATATTTTTTTGTAAGACCGGCAATTTTAAAAAAACATTTTCCTGATATTTATAAAGAATTGAAAAATTTTTATAAAATAGACACGTATAAAATTTTAGGAGAAAATATTTTTTGCTGA
- a CDS encoding NAD(P)-dependent oxidoreductase translates to MKIAFFEIKEEEKEFFKQNLKKIDVELFFYKETVNEAKRYDFDVISVFVHSKIDKNILDEFPNLKYIQTRSTGYDHIDLVECYKRGIKVSNVRGYAGPAVGEFAYGLLLEANRKLYIAINRLKNGNLNYKDLKGTEIEGKNIGILGLGTIGLQIAKIARGFCAEIFGFSRTKKEIYDKFGINFCTFDEVLENSDFLFIALPLTPNTKNLINKNNISKFKGSVIINPARAEIIEKEVYETFDGIIAADVLPDWNLSKKENIIATPHMAYYTKEALFRIMQISLDNLMDFLTGKIPRYCLKEACKKDYKECK, encoded by the coding sequence TTTTACAAAGAAACTGTCAATGAGGCAAAAAGATATGATTTTGATGTGATAAGTGTTTTTGTCCATTCTAAAATTGATAAAAATATTTTGGATGAATTTCCTAATTTAAAATATATACAAACCCGCTCAACAGGATATGACCATATTGATTTGGTTGAATGTTATAAAAGGGGAATAAAAGTAAGTAATGTAAGAGGATATGCCGGTCCTGCCGTAGGGGAATTTGCTTACGGACTGTTGCTTGAAGCAAATAGAAAACTTTATATTGCAATAAACAGGCTGAAAAACGGCAATTTGAATTATAAAGATTTAAAAGGTACGGAAATTGAGGGTAAAAATATAGGTATTTTAGGATTAGGTACTATTGGTTTACAAATTGCAAAAATAGCAAGAGGGTTTTGTGCTGAAATATTCGGTTTTTCAAGAACAAAAAAAGAGATATATGATAAGTTTGGTATTAATTTTTGCACATTTGATGAAGTTTTGGAAAACAGTGATTTTTTATTTATTGCCCTTCCTTTGACTCCTAATACAAAAAATTTGATTAATAAAAACAATATTTCAAAATTTAAAGGCAGTGTAATTATAAATCCGGCAAGAGCCGAAATTATTGAAAAAGAAGTTTATGAAACTTTTGATGGTATTATTGCCGCAGATGTATTGCCAGATTGGAATTTGAGCAAAAAAGAAAATATTATTGCAACCCCTCATATGGCTTATTATACAAAAGAAGCTCTTTTTAGAATAATGCAGATAAGTCTTGATAATTTAATGGACTTTTTAACCGGAAAAATACCGAGATACTGCTTAAAAGAAGCCTGTAAAAAGGATTACAAGGAGTGTAAATGA